A single genomic interval of Vibrio gallicus harbors:
- the rluA gene encoding bifunctional tRNA pseudouridine(32) synthase/23S rRNA pseudouridine(746) synthase RluA, with protein MMEYRPPIDPWIDITYQDEHILVANKPAGLLSVPGREEKHYDSLWSRLVEEYPDIQVVHRLDMATSGLMLFALTKDAERHLKKQFQYRLTHKVYYARVWGTLEEKEGLIDLPLICDWPNRPRQKVCNQDGKPSQTDYQRVEQEAQTCIVRLLPITGRSHQLRVHMSEINHPIVGDEFYAHPQAQDYSERLQLHSTELSFYHPKDNQLVSMFVACDFFTDAEPMVLDIYSSPSELPDYKTLPKN; from the coding sequence ATGATGGAATACCGACCGCCAATAGACCCTTGGATTGATATCACCTATCAAGATGAGCATATATTGGTTGCTAATAAACCGGCAGGTTTACTGTCGGTTCCTGGGCGTGAAGAGAAGCATTATGACAGCTTATGGAGCCGCTTGGTTGAGGAGTACCCGGATATTCAAGTGGTGCATCGGCTGGATATGGCAACCTCAGGTTTGATGTTATTTGCGTTAACTAAGGATGCGGAGCGACACCTTAAAAAGCAATTTCAATACCGCTTAACCCATAAGGTCTATTATGCCCGGGTATGGGGAACGTTAGAGGAAAAAGAGGGGTTAATTGATCTGCCTCTGATTTGTGATTGGCCAAACAGACCAAGACAGAAGGTGTGTAATCAAGATGGTAAACCGTCTCAGACTGACTACCAAAGGGTAGAACAAGAGGCTCAAACCTGTATTGTTCGCTTGCTACCTATTACCGGACGTTCGCATCAACTTCGCGTGCATATGAGCGAAATTAACCACCCAATTGTTGGTGATGAGTTCTATGCACATCCGCAGGCGCAAGACTACTCGGAGCGACTTCAACTGCATTCGACAGAGCTGAGTTTTTACCATCCCAAGGATAACCAATTGGTGAGTATGTTTGTTGCTTGTGATTTCTTTACTGATGCTGAGCCTATGGTATTAGATATCTATTCATCACCTTCAGAGTTACCTGATTATAAGACCTTGCCTAAAAATTAA
- a CDS encoding D-2-hydroxyacid dehydrogenase, producing MYKVVFLDQDTIPEHIQFRPLSFEHQWASFPTTSQEQLTERLDGADIVITNKVVLDASTLRNHPSIKLIAVSATGTNNVDLNYCQQQGVAVCNVQGYATQSVPEHVIGMLFALKRNLFAYHQDIQNGVWQHKGQFCFFTHPIADIAGSILAVVGSGSLGGAVGELAKALGMQVIYAERKGASEARAGYVEFEQALKMADAVTLHCPLNEQTQNLISEHELSLMKPTSVLINSGRGGLVEEASLVDALLSNEIAGAGFDVFTQEPADENNPLIANAHLPNLLLTPHVAWGSDSAIQGLVDILLDNIESFVAGGSHNRVV from the coding sequence ATGTACAAGGTTGTATTTCTCGATCAGGATACTATTCCTGAGCATATCCAGTTTCGCCCGCTCTCGTTTGAGCATCAGTGGGCAAGTTTCCCTACCACTTCTCAGGAACAGCTCACAGAGCGCCTAGACGGTGCTGATATTGTGATCACCAATAAGGTGGTTCTAGATGCTTCAACACTGAGAAACCATCCGAGTATTAAGTTAATAGCGGTCTCTGCTACTGGAACCAACAATGTAGATCTCAACTACTGTCAGCAACAAGGTGTTGCGGTTTGCAATGTACAGGGTTACGCGACCCAATCGGTACCTGAACATGTCATCGGGATGCTGTTTGCTTTGAAGCGCAATCTATTTGCATATCATCAAGATATTCAAAATGGTGTTTGGCAACACAAAGGGCAGTTTTGTTTCTTTACCCATCCAATTGCCGATATTGCTGGTTCTATACTGGCTGTGGTCGGTTCGGGTAGTTTAGGTGGTGCAGTTGGAGAGTTAGCCAAGGCTCTAGGAATGCAAGTGATTTACGCTGAGCGAAAAGGTGCGTCTGAGGCGCGTGCTGGATATGTTGAATTTGAGCAAGCGTTGAAGATGGCCGATGCAGTAACCTTGCATTGTCCCCTCAATGAGCAAACACAGAACCTGATTTCTGAGCATGAACTTAGCTTGATGAAGCCAACCTCAGTGTTAATTAATAGTGGCCGAGGTGGGCTGGTTGAAGAGGCTAGCTTAGTTGATGCCTTGCTTTCAAACGAGATAGCTGGAGCGGGTTTTGATGTGTTTACTCAAGAGCCTGCCGATGAAAATAATCCATTAATTGCTAATGCACATCTACCTAATCTGCTGCTAACCCCGCATGTTGCTTGGGGTAGCGACTCAGCCATTCAGGGATTAGTCGATATCTTATTAGACAATATCGAAAGCTTTGTCGCTGGTGGTTCGCATAACCGTGTGGTCTAG
- a CDS encoding universal stress protein, whose product MYKQILVPVDLNEQGFSDKALKAAVWHAKQSNAQLHLLNVLPGIHMSMVATYFPQDAVKQMKKDVEKQLRAFADNFIDPELVYHVHIAEGKPYTTIIDYSEKLGTDLIVMPSHKRSKIDKVVLGSVASKVVENSHINVLVIKPNG is encoded by the coding sequence ATGTATAAACAAATTCTAGTCCCTGTTGATCTGAACGAACAAGGGTTCAGCGACAAGGCATTAAAGGCCGCGGTTTGGCATGCAAAGCAATCCAACGCACAGCTACACCTACTCAATGTGCTACCGGGCATTCATATGTCGATGGTTGCCACTTATTTTCCTCAAGATGCAGTTAAGCAGATGAAAAAGGATGTCGAGAAACAATTACGCGCCTTTGCCGATAACTTTATCGACCCTGAACTTGTTTACCATGTTCATATTGCTGAAGGTAAGCCGTACACTACCATCATCGATTATTCAGAAAAACTCGGCACTGACCTTATCGTTATGCCTAGTCATAAGCGCTCTAAAATCGATAAGGTCGTACTCGGCTCAGTCGCAAGTAAGGTTGTTGAAAACTCACATATCAATGTTTTGGTCATCAAACCTAATGGTTAA
- a CDS encoding TRAP transporter permease produces MTQSTTPPQDVQEMVAQADTGARNPSGIPGRILWTVPLLWSLFQLWYASPLPFIFNFAILNDTEARAIHLTFAIFLAFTAYPASKRSARDRIPVVDWVLALLGSFAAAYIYIFYTQLAERSGAPTSFDIVAAVTGMLLLLEATRRALGPPLMVVAAVFLTYTFAGPYMPDVIAHKGASLNKAMSHLWLTTEGVFGVALGVSTSFVFLFVLFGAMLERAGAGAYFIKVAFSLLGHMRGGPAKAAVVASGLSGLVSGSSIANVVTTGTFTIPLMKRVGFPGTKAGAVEVAASTNGQLTPPIMGAAAFLMVEYVGISYVEVIKAALLPALISYIALIYIVHLEACKAGMQGLPRRHNPTLVQSLLSFTGTILGLCILSAAVYYGIGWTKGVFGAAATPIVSIALLVVYVLLVRVSSRYQAHAEMDPDLTVIPDPGPTIKSGLHFLLPIVVLVWCLTVERFSPGLSAFWATVFMIFILLTQRPLMSFFAKQDTLLASFKIGVRDLLEALVSGARNMIGIGVATAAAGTVVGVVTLTGIGLVMTDFVEFISGGSIILMLLFTAIISLVLGMGLPTTANYIVVSTLMAPVIVTLGAAHGLIIPLIAVHLFVFYFGILADDTPPVGLAAFAAAAIAKSDPIRTGIQGFTYDIRTAILPFMFVFNTQLLMIGVDSWWHLFLTVISATIAMLLFSAATQGWWFTRNKWWETLALLILTFSFFRPGFWWDMIYPNTLEIPATQISQVVEKLPIGTPIEMRVEGLTLDGKQMSKTVRLPFEEQAKGAEDRIASMGLMLSKTEHKVIVDMVEFGSPAEASGIDFDWEIKHIIQKADRPMKEWVFIPALILVIIIGLNQRRRSSKATISV; encoded by the coding sequence ATGACTCAATCAACGACGCCCCCTCAAGACGTCCAAGAGATGGTTGCCCAGGCTGATACTGGCGCTAGAAATCCAAGCGGTATTCCAGGTCGCATCTTATGGACAGTACCTCTTTTATGGTCACTGTTTCAGTTATGGTATGCCTCACCACTGCCATTTATATTTAACTTTGCCATATTAAATGATACTGAAGCTCGAGCAATTCACCTTACTTTTGCTATTTTCCTTGCCTTCACTGCTTATCCAGCTAGTAAGCGTTCTGCCCGAGATAGAATCCCAGTCGTAGATTGGGTCCTAGCTCTACTTGGAAGTTTCGCTGCCGCCTATATCTATATTTTCTATACCCAATTAGCTGAACGCTCAGGAGCACCAACCTCATTTGATATCGTTGCCGCTGTTACCGGGATGCTATTGCTACTTGAAGCCACTCGACGTGCTTTAGGCCCTCCACTTATGGTGGTTGCCGCGGTATTTCTAACCTATACCTTTGCTGGGCCTTATATGCCTGATGTGATTGCACACAAAGGTGCAAGTTTAAATAAGGCTATGTCACACCTATGGCTAACTACTGAAGGTGTATTTGGGGTTGCACTGGGAGTTTCCACTTCGTTTGTATTTCTATTTGTTCTATTCGGGGCCATGTTAGAGCGAGCAGGCGCTGGGGCATACTTTATTAAAGTCGCGTTCTCATTATTGGGGCATATGCGCGGTGGCCCAGCTAAAGCCGCCGTGGTGGCGTCTGGTTTGTCAGGTTTAGTATCAGGTTCATCTATTGCTAACGTTGTAACTACTGGCACCTTTACCATCCCATTAATGAAACGTGTGGGCTTCCCCGGAACAAAAGCTGGGGCTGTGGAGGTTGCTGCATCAACTAACGGTCAGTTGACTCCTCCAATAATGGGAGCAGCGGCATTTTTGATGGTGGAGTATGTCGGCATTTCATATGTTGAGGTTATAAAAGCGGCACTACTACCTGCACTGATCTCCTACATTGCCCTTATCTATATTGTGCATCTAGAAGCCTGCAAGGCAGGCATGCAAGGTTTACCGCGTCGCCATAACCCAACACTAGTACAGAGCCTACTCTCCTTTACCGGCACCATTCTTGGGCTATGTATTCTTAGTGCTGCCGTTTACTACGGTATTGGCTGGACTAAGGGTGTGTTTGGCGCGGCAGCAACACCGATTGTTTCAATAGCACTGCTTGTTGTATATGTACTTCTGGTACGAGTCTCTTCTCGCTATCAAGCACACGCCGAAATGGATCCAGACCTAACCGTAATTCCAGACCCTGGACCGACAATAAAATCCGGACTGCATTTCCTACTACCGATTGTGGTGCTGGTGTGGTGTTTGACTGTGGAGCGTTTCTCGCCAGGCTTGTCCGCATTTTGGGCAACCGTCTTTATGATCTTTATCTTGCTGACTCAAAGGCCATTAATGAGCTTTTTCGCTAAGCAAGATACGCTACTTGCATCATTTAAAATAGGGGTTAGAGACCTGTTAGAAGCACTGGTTTCTGGTGCTCGAAATATGATAGGTATCGGGGTTGCAACCGCAGCCGCAGGTACGGTGGTTGGGGTGGTAACCCTAACCGGAATCGGGCTAGTCATGACCGATTTTGTTGAGTTTATCTCTGGGGGCAGTATCATTTTAATGCTGCTATTTACCGCTATCATTAGTCTCGTGCTCGGAATGGGATTGCCCACAACGGCCAATTACATCGTGGTATCAACCCTAATGGCGCCCGTTATAGTGACCTTAGGCGCCGCTCACGGGCTCATTATTCCATTGATTGCGGTACATCTATTTGTGTTCTATTTTGGCATCCTAGCTGACGATACGCCTCCCGTTGGTCTTGCCGCATTTGCCGCAGCCGCGATAGCCAAATCTGACCCTATCCGAACTGGTATTCAAGGCTTTACCTACGATATTCGAACCGCAATATTACCATTCATGTTCGTGTTTAACACCCAACTGCTAATGATAGGTGTTGACAGTTGGTGGCATTTATTCTTAACCGTCATCTCTGCCACAATCGCGATGCTGCTCTTCTCAGCAGCCACTCAAGGATGGTGGTTCACTCGCAATAAATGGTGGGAAACGCTAGCTCTACTTATTCTAACCTTCTCATTTTTTAGACCTGGTTTTTGGTGGGATATGATTTATCCAAACACCCTTGAGATACCCGCAACTCAGATCAGTCAAGTCGTCGAGAAGCTCCCCATTGGAACCCCAATAGAGATGCGAGTCGAAGGCTTAACCTTAGACGGTAAACAGATGAGTAAAACGGTACGCCTTCCATTTGAGGAACAAGCCAAGGGAGCGGAAGATCGCATCGCCTCTATGGGATTAATGCTATCTAAAACCGAACATAAGGTCATCGTAGATATGGTCGAGTTTGGCTCACCCGCAGAGGCTTCAGGCATTGATTTTGATTGGGAGATAAAGCACATAATCCAAAAAGCCGATCGCCCAATGAAAGAGTGGGTTTTCATCCCAGCCCTAATCTTGGTAATAATAATTGGCCTAAATCAACGTCGACGCAGTTCTAAGGCCACTATATCAGTTTAA
- a CDS encoding TAXI family TRAP transporter solute-binding subunit — MALKNIIQLGVIAAATMGATTLSAQEFITIGTGSVTGVYYPTGGAICKLVNKDRNDHNVRCSVESTGGSIYNVNTIRSGELDFGIVQSDWQFHGYNGTSKFSKQGPYKKLRAMFSLHTEPFNIIAREDADINNVSDLAGKRVNIGNPGSGDRATMGVVMDAMGWTNDSFKLASELKGSERSQALCDNKIDAFIYMVGHPNGSIKEATTSCNAKLVPATGPQIDKIVADNPYYAFSTVPAGMYRGTDQDIKSFGVAATMVTTSDVSDEVAYTVAKAVFENFATFKRLHPAFANLKKENMVKDGISIPLHPGAEKYYREIGLIK, encoded by the coding sequence ATGGCATTGAAAAATATAATTCAGCTTGGCGTTATTGCCGCAGCTACAATGGGAGCAACAACGCTTTCTGCGCAAGAGTTTATAACTATAGGTACTGGTTCTGTGACTGGTGTTTATTACCCGACAGGCGGAGCTATCTGCAAACTGGTCAACAAAGACCGTAATGACCACAATGTACGTTGCTCTGTAGAGTCAACGGGGGGATCGATCTACAACGTAAACACCATTCGCTCTGGTGAATTAGATTTTGGTATCGTTCAGTCCGACTGGCAGTTCCACGGTTACAACGGAACGAGTAAGTTTTCAAAACAAGGTCCATACAAAAAGCTTCGTGCAATGTTCTCCCTTCATACAGAACCATTTAATATCATTGCCCGTGAAGATGCTGATATCAATAACGTCTCTGACCTAGCAGGCAAGCGTGTCAATATTGGTAACCCAGGCTCTGGTGACCGTGCAACAATGGGTGTTGTTATGGACGCTATGGGCTGGACCAATGACTCCTTTAAGCTAGCTTCTGAACTCAAAGGATCTGAGCGTTCACAAGCACTATGTGACAATAAAATTGACGCATTTATCTATATGGTTGGTCACCCAAATGGCTCAATAAAAGAAGCCACCACCTCTTGTAATGCGAAGCTAGTTCCAGCAACGGGGCCACAGATAGACAAGATCGTTGCAGATAACCCCTACTATGCATTTAGTACGGTGCCAGCTGGAATGTATCGTGGTACAGACCAAGATATAAAAAGCTTTGGTGTAGCCGCAACTATGGTAACCACATCTGATGTTTCGGATGAAGTGGCTTATACCGTAGCTAAGGCTGTATTTGAAAACTTTGCTACCTTCAAGCGCTTGCACCCTGCATTCGCTAACCTAAAGAAAGAAAACATGGTGAAAGATGGTATTTCAATCCCTCTCCACCCTGGCGCTGAAAAATACTACCGTGAGATCGGGTTGATCAAATAA
- the argR gene encoding transcriptional regulator ArgR has product MRNSEKQDQLIREFKSLLKQERFGSQGEIVEALKLQGFENINQSKISRMLTKFGAVRTRNAKMEMVYCLPAELGVPTVSSSLRELVLDIDYNNAIVVIHTGPAGAQLIARLLDSLGKSEGILGVVAGDDTIFITPTIDVTTKQLFESVCDLFEYID; this is encoded by the coding sequence ATGCGAAACAGCGAAAAACAAGACCAACTAATACGTGAATTTAAATCTCTTCTTAAACAAGAGCGCTTTGGCTCTCAAGGTGAAATAGTTGAAGCCTTGAAACTGCAAGGGTTTGAAAATATAAATCAATCCAAAATATCCCGTATGCTGACTAAATTTGGTGCCGTTCGTACTCGAAATGCCAAAATGGAAATGGTGTACTGCCTGCCTGCTGAGCTTGGTGTACCGACCGTTTCAAGCTCTCTTAGAGAATTAGTGCTGGATATAGATTATAACAATGCGATTGTGGTTATTCATACCGGACCTGCTGGGGCTCAACTCATTGCGCGCCTACTCGATTCTTTAGGTAAATCTGAGGGTATTTTGGGAGTTGTCGCTGGCGATGATACGATATTTATCACCCCGACTATTGATGTTACAACTAAGCAACTATTCGAATCAGTATGCGATTTATTTGAATACATTGATTAA
- the mdh gene encoding malate dehydrogenase: protein MKVSVIGAAGGIGQALALLLKNNLPAGTDLALYDIAPVTPGVAADLSHIPTNVSIKGFSGEDPTPALEGADVVLISAGVARKPGMDRSDLFNINAGIVKSLAEKIAKVCPTACIGIITNPVNTTVAIAADVLKKEGVYDKRKLFGVTTLDLIRSEAFVAELKGKDPLTMDVPVIGGHSGVTILPLLSQVEGVEFSHEEVVALTDRIQNAGTEVVEAKAGGGSATLSMGQAACRFGISLVKALQGESNVVECAYVEGNGKHARFFAQPVLLGKDGVEQILDYGPLSEFEKSALDGMLETLVGDIKIGEEFVK from the coding sequence ATGAAAGTATCTGTTATTGGAGCCGCAGGCGGTATAGGCCAAGCGTTAGCTCTGTTACTTAAAAACAACCTGCCTGCAGGCACTGATTTAGCGTTATATGATATTGCCCCTGTAACTCCTGGTGTTGCTGCTGATCTTAGTCATATTCCAACTAATGTTTCAATTAAAGGCTTTTCTGGTGAAGATCCAACGCCGGCGCTAGAAGGTGCGGATGTTGTGCTTATCTCCGCAGGTGTTGCACGTAAGCCAGGAATGGATCGCTCTGATCTGTTCAATATAAATGCAGGTATCGTCAAATCACTAGCAGAAAAGATAGCTAAAGTGTGCCCAACTGCGTGTATTGGCATTATTACCAACCCAGTAAATACAACGGTTGCTATTGCTGCTGATGTATTGAAGAAAGAAGGGGTTTATGACAAACGCAAATTATTTGGCGTGACCACCCTAGATCTTATTCGCTCAGAGGCGTTTGTAGCGGAACTGAAAGGCAAAGATCCATTAACCATGGATGTACCTGTTATTGGGGGTCACTCTGGTGTAACTATTTTGCCACTACTATCTCAGGTAGAGGGTGTTGAATTCAGTCACGAAGAAGTTGTCGCCTTAACTGATCGTATCCAGAACGCAGGCACCGAAGTTGTTGAAGCGAAAGCTGGTGGTGGTAGTGCAACCCTTTCGATGGGGCAAGCAGCTTGCCGCTTTGGTATCTCTTTGGTTAAAGCTCTACAAGGCGAGTCGAACGTTGTTGAATGTGCTTACGTCGAAGGCAATGGAAAGCATGCTCGTTTCTTTGCTCAGCCGGTACTGCTTGGTAAAGATGGCGTTGAGCAAATTTTAGATTACGGTCCACTGAGTGAGTTTGAAAAGAGCGCACTAGATGGCATGCTCGAAACCTTGGTTGGTGATATCAAGATAGGTGAAGAGTTCGTCAAGTAG
- the ispB gene encoding octaprenyl diphosphate synthase has translation MDFSAIQALTSDDMAKVDKTIYAQLNSDVALINQLGFYIIGNGGKRLRPLITLLSARALGYQGEKHIMAAAFIEFIHTATLLHDDVVDESDMRRGKETANAAYGNAASVLVGDYIYTRSFQMMTSLGSLRILELMSEAVNVIAEGEVQQLINCNDPSTTEASYMQVIYSKTARLFEAASQMAAILTDAPAHIEQAMQDYGRYLGTAFQLIDDVLDYTADGKEMGKNVGDDLAEGKPTLPLLYAMQNGNDQQREMIRDAIEHANGMEHLDDILSAMRETGALEYTTQVAENEADKAIAALSVLDDSEEKQSLIALAHLAVKRNK, from the coding sequence ATGGATTTTAGTGCTATCCAAGCCCTGACATCAGATGACATGGCAAAGGTCGATAAGACCATCTATGCCCAACTGAATTCAGACGTAGCCCTGATTAATCAGCTCGGCTTCTATATTATTGGCAATGGCGGTAAACGCCTTCGCCCATTGATTACCTTATTGTCTGCTCGTGCTCTTGGCTACCAAGGCGAGAAACACATCATGGCGGCAGCCTTCATTGAATTCATCCATACAGCCACCCTGCTGCATGATGACGTTGTCGATGAATCCGATATGCGTCGCGGCAAAGAAACGGCTAACGCAGCTTATGGGAACGCAGCCAGCGTATTGGTAGGAGACTATATTTACACCCGCTCTTTCCAAATGATGACCAGCTTAGGATCTTTAAGGATCTTAGAGCTCATGAGCGAAGCGGTAAATGTGATCGCAGAGGGCGAGGTTCAGCAATTAATAAATTGTAACGATCCTTCAACTACTGAAGCGAGCTACATGCAGGTTATCTACTCCAAGACCGCTCGCTTATTCGAAGCTGCCTCACAGATGGCCGCTATTCTTACCGATGCTCCGGCACATATAGAGCAAGCAATGCAGGATTATGGTCGATACCTCGGAACTGCATTTCAGCTTATTGACGATGTATTGGATTACACCGCAGACGGTAAAGAAATGGGCAAAAATGTAGGGGACGACCTTGCTGAAGGTAAACCTACTCTACCCTTGTTATACGCTATGCAAAACGGCAATGACCAACAACGTGAGATGATTCGCGACGCAATAGAACATGCCAATGGAATGGAACATCTCGACGATATTCTAAGTGCCATGCGTGAAACTGGAGCCCTAGAGTACACCACTCAGGTTGCAGAAAATGAGGCAGACAAAGCCATTGCGGCGTTATCTGTACTCGATGATAGTGAAGAAAAGCAATCGCTTATTGCCCTAGCCCACCTTGCTGTAAAGCGGAATAAATAA
- the rplU gene encoding 50S ribosomal protein L21 — MYAVFQSGGKQHRVSEGQTLRLEKLDVETGATVEFDSVLMIANGEEITVGAPLVEGGKVVAEVVKHGRGDKIKIVKFRRRKHSRKQQGHRQWFTEVKITGINA, encoded by the coding sequence ATGTACGCTGTTTTCCAATCTGGTGGTAAACAACACCGTGTTAGCGAAGGTCAAACCCTTCGTTTAGAGAAATTGGACGTTGAAACTGGTGCAACTGTTGAGTTTGACTCAGTTCTGATGATTGCTAATGGTGAAGAAATCACTGTTGGTGCTCCTCTTGTTGAGGGCGGCAAAGTTGTTGCTGAAGTGGTTAAGCACGGTCGTGGCGATAAAATTAAAATCGTTAAGTTCCGTCGTCGTAAGCATTCTCGCAAACAACAAGGCCACCGTCAGTGGTTCACTGAAGTGAAAATCACTGGCATCAACGCTTAA
- the rpmA gene encoding 50S ribosomal protein L27 — protein MAHKKAGGSTRNGRDSESKRLGVKRFGGESVLAGNIIVRQRGTKFHAGTNVGIGKDHTLFALTEGKVKFEVKGPKNRKFVSIDSE, from the coding sequence ATGGCACACAAAAAAGCTGGCGGTTCTACTCGTAACGGTCGCGATTCAGAAAGTAAACGTCTAGGCGTTAAACGTTTTGGTGGCGAATCAGTTCTAGCGGGTAACATCATCGTTCGTCAACGTGGTACTAAATTCCACGCAGGCACTAACGTTGGTATCGGTAAAGACCACACTCTTTTCGCTCTTACTGAAGGTAAAGTGAAATTTGAAGTTAAAGGTCCTAAGAACCGTAAATTTGTTAGCATCGATTCTGAGTAA
- the cgtA gene encoding Obg family GTPase CgtA, with the protein MKFVDEAVVKIEAGDGGNGVVSFWREKFVAKGGPDGGDGGDGGDVYIEADENLNTLIDYRFQRFYAAERGKNGSGGNCTGKRGKDLVMKVPVGTRAVDIHTNEVVGEVAEHGKKVMVGKGGWHGLGNTRFKSSVNRAPRQKTMGTKGEVRELRLELLLLADVGMLGLPNAGKSTFIRAVSAAKPKVADYPFTTLIPSLGVVSVVPEKSFVVADIPGLIEGAADGAGLGIRFLKHLERCRVLLHMIDIMPVDQSDPVQNALTIIDELEQYSGKLADKPRWLVFNKVDLMPEEEVDEIIQAILDALGWEEQYFKISAINRNGTKELCFKLADFMESLPRKAEETSEDEKVDFMWDDYHKDAMSGNNVVTEDGDWDEFDDDDDDEDDGHVIWVRE; encoded by the coding sequence ATGAAATTCGTAGATGAAGCAGTAGTAAAGATTGAAGCTGGCGATGGCGGTAACGGCGTTGTAAGTTTTTGGCGTGAAAAATTTGTAGCCAAAGGCGGCCCTGATGGTGGCGATGGCGGCGATGGCGGCGATGTATACATTGAAGCTGATGAAAACCTGAACACCCTTATCGATTATCGTTTCCAACGTTTTTACGCGGCAGAACGCGGTAAGAATGGTAGTGGTGGTAACTGTACTGGTAAGCGTGGTAAAGACTTAGTAATGAAGGTACCCGTTGGTACGCGCGCTGTAGATATCCATACCAATGAAGTGGTGGGTGAGGTAGCAGAGCACGGCAAGAAGGTCATGGTTGGTAAAGGTGGATGGCACGGACTAGGTAATACCCGTTTCAAATCATCAGTGAACCGAGCGCCGCGTCAAAAGACCATGGGTACTAAAGGTGAGGTTCGTGAACTTCGTCTTGAGCTATTGCTATTGGCTGATGTTGGTATGCTTGGCCTACCAAATGCTGGTAAATCAACCTTTATCCGCGCCGTATCTGCAGCGAAACCAAAGGTAGCTGATTATCCATTTACTACTTTAATCCCAAGCCTTGGTGTTGTATCAGTAGTACCAGAGAAGAGCTTTGTGGTTGCTGATATTCCAGGTCTTATTGAAGGTGCTGCTGATGGTGCTGGCCTTGGTATTCGTTTCTTAAAACACCTTGAACGTTGCCGTGTGTTACTGCACATGATCGATATAATGCCTGTTGATCAAAGTGATCCAGTACAGAATGCTTTAACCATTATCGATGAGCTTGAACAATACAGTGGAAAATTAGCGGATAAGCCTCGCTGGCTGGTATTTAATAAGGTTGATCTTATGCCTGAAGAAGAGGTAGATGAGATCATCCAAGCAATCCTAGATGCCCTTGGTTGGGAAGAGCAGTACTTTAAGATCTCTGCAATCAATCGCAACGGCACTAAAGAGCTGTGCTTTAAGCTTGCTGACTTTATGGAATCTCTACCTCGTAAAGCTGAAGAGACCAGCGAAGATGAGAAAGTTGACTTTATGTGGGACGATTACCATAAAGACGCAATGTCTGGTAATAATGTCGTAACTGAAGACGGCGACTGGGATGAGTTTGACGACGACGACGACGATGAAGATGACGGACACGTGATCTGGGTTCGAGAGTAA